Proteins encoded in a region of the Zea mays cultivar B73 chromosome 2, Zm-B73-REFERENCE-NAM-5.0, whole genome shotgun sequence genome:
- the LOC109944520 gene encoding uncharacterized protein codes for MLARGSPRFNMLLSKGAQKKKSPIATASKTHGGSPKGKTRANWNSMLEKTLVDLLHEHNTPEYKGNNGWTPDAWNKIAKEFQERERYASFSKVQIQEKEKELKRDYRMLKGARKQSGVSWDEKRCMIQADPPIWDNIIKSFPRAKKFRNKSFPLFEALGELHDGNTAEGTYNFTSTQPNGPDLTQIGSGDVPINVEDREDVGDPLADHRQNEVEDRVYEVEGVDVNADRHDERSKRTSAVLRNEEEKGPKRPKKSSNIETLMERYLDIRSKQAEDEATQLAREREARGGDDFSIKNCIAVLNTLEVTKEEKVKAYKVFKDPDNRHIFLSACNDDREAALMWLRDEMA; via the exons ATGCTTGCAAGGGGCTCTCCTAGATTTAACATGCTCTTATCTAAAGGTGCACAAAAGAAAAAATCTCCTATAGCTACTGCTTCGAAGACACATGGAGGCTCTCCAAAAG GGAAAACAAGAGCAAATTGGAATTCTATgttagagaagacccttgttgacttgTTACATGAACACAATACACCTGAATATAAGGGTAACAATGGTTGGACACCTGATGCATGGAACAAGATTGCCAAGGAATTTCAAGAGAGGGAAAGATATGCAAGTTTCTCAAAAGTTCAAAtccaagaaaaggaaaaggagttAAAGAGAGATTACAGGATGTTGAAAGGTGCGAGGAAACAaagcggagtttcttgggatgagAAAAGGTGTATGATTCAAGCTGATCCACCGATATGGGACAACATAATCAAA TCATTTCCAAGGGCTAAAAAATTCCGCAACAAATCTTTTCCTCTGTTTGAAGCTTTGGGAGAGCTACATGATG GTAATACTGCTGAAGGGACCTACAACTTCACTTCTACTCAACCAAATGGTCCAGATCTCACACAAATTGGGTCTGGAGATGTTCCTATCAATGTAGAAGACCGTGAAGATGTGGGAGACCCTTTGGCAGATCACAGACAAAATGAAGTAGAAGACAGAGTGTATGAAGTTGAAGGGGTTGATGTAAATGCTGATAGGCATGATGAAAGGTCAAAAAGGACTTCTGCTGTTTTAaggaatgaagaagaaaaaggaccAAAGAGGCCGAAGAAGAGTTCCAACATAGAAACACTGATGGAGAGGTACCTAGACATTAGAAGCAAACAAGCTGAAGATGAAGCGACACAATTGGCAAGAGAAAGGGAGGCAAGGGGAGGTGATGATTTCTCAATTAAGAATTGCATAGCAGTTCTAAACACATTGGAAGTCACAAAAGAGGAGAAGGTCAAAGCATATAAGGTGTTCAAGGACCCTGACAATCGACATATATTCTTGAGTGCATGCAATGATGATAGAGAGGCTGCATTGATGTGGTTGAGGGATGAGATGGCTTAG